In one window of Shewanella goraebulensis DNA:
- a CDS encoding DUF2164 domain-containing protein, with amino-acid sequence MSKIEFTAEQREMMVHKIQTYFEDELDQDLGQFDAEFLLDFFASNIGAHFYNRGLHDARAIFEARIETIDEDIYGIEKDIK; translated from the coding sequence ATGTCTAAAATTGAATTTACTGCAGAGCAGCGTGAAATGATGGTGCATAAAATCCAAACCTATTTTGAAGATGAACTCGATCAAGATTTAGGTCAGTTTGATGCCGAATTTCTATTGGATTTCTTTGCCAGTAATATTGGGGCGCACTTTTATAACCGTGGCTTACATGATGCAAGAGCAATATTCGAAGCACGTATCGAAACCATTGATGAAGATATATACGGTATTGAGAAAGATATAAAATAG
- the purF gene encoding amidophosphoribosyltransferase — protein MCGIVGIVGQSSVNQTIYDALTVLQHRGQDAAGIVTVDKSAFRLRKANGLVKDVFEVKHMQRLQGKAGIGHVRYPTAGSSSASEAQPFYVNSPFGISLAHNGNLTNTVELAESLVKKRRHVNTTSDSEVLLNLLADELQETRSLTLSADEVFDAVAKVHAQTRGAYAVAAMIIGQGLVAFRDPFGIRPLVLGKHETPTGTEYMVASESVALDAVGFEVMRDVAPGEAIYISLDGQLFTRQCAVDPSYAPCIFEFVYFARPDSAMDKISVYGSRVNMGAKLGAKIQKEWEDHDIDVVIPIPETSCDIALEIARCMDLPYRQGFVKNRYIGRTFIMPGQQERKKSVRRKLNAINTEFKGKNVLLVDDSIVRGTTSEQIIEMAREAGAKKVYFASAAPEIRFPNVYGIDMPTTNELIAHGRDADEIAKIIGADGIIFQDLTDLVDAVGMENPDIKRFETSVFDGQYITNDVDQAYLDHLTQLRNDDAKANSKDIGTNLEMHNVCHP, from the coding sequence CGGAATAGTTGGTCAGTCATCGGTTAATCAAACCATTTATGATGCTTTGACCGTGCTTCAGCACCGTGGTCAAGATGCAGCAGGTATTGTGACTGTTGACAAGAGTGCGTTTCGTTTACGTAAGGCAAATGGACTAGTTAAAGACGTTTTCGAAGTTAAACATATGCAACGCCTTCAAGGTAAAGCTGGCATTGGACACGTGCGTTACCCAACTGCTGGTAGCTCGAGTGCTTCAGAGGCGCAACCTTTTTATGTTAACTCACCATTTGGTATTTCTTTAGCCCATAACGGTAACTTAACTAACACGGTTGAACTGGCTGAAAGCCTAGTTAAAAAACGTCGTCATGTTAACACCACCTCAGACTCTGAAGTTCTGCTAAACCTATTAGCAGATGAGCTTCAAGAAACTCGCAGTTTAACCTTAAGCGCTGATGAAGTATTTGATGCCGTGGCTAAAGTACACGCACAAACTCGTGGTGCTTACGCTGTTGCAGCGATGATTATTGGTCAGGGCTTAGTCGCATTTCGCGACCCTTTCGGTATCCGTCCGTTAGTGCTTGGTAAGCACGAAACTCCAACGGGTACCGAATACATGGTCGCTTCTGAAAGCGTTGCATTAGATGCCGTAGGCTTTGAAGTGATGCGTGATGTTGCGCCTGGTGAAGCGATTTATATCTCGTTAGATGGCCAGCTATTTACTCGCCAATGTGCAGTAGACCCGAGCTATGCGCCATGTATTTTTGAGTTTGTTTATTTTGCTCGTCCAGACTCAGCGATGGACAAAATTTCAGTTTATGGCAGCCGTGTAAACATGGGCGCAAAATTGGGCGCTAAAATTCAAAAAGAATGGGAAGATCATGACATTGATGTGGTTATTCCAATTCCTGAAACATCATGTGATATCGCATTAGAAATTGCCCGTTGTATGGATCTGCCTTACCGTCAAGGTTTTGTGAAAAACCGTTATATTGGCCGTACGTTTATCATGCCAGGTCAGCAAGAGCGTAAGAAGTCTGTACGTCGTAAGCTCAATGCTATTAACACTGAGTTTAAAGGTAAAAACGTATTATTAGTCGATGATTCTATTGTACGTGGCACCACTTCTGAGCAGATTATTGAAATGGCACGTGAAGCAGGCGCAAAGAAAGTTTACTTTGCATCAGCTGCTCCTGAAATCCGTTTCCCTAACGTTTACGGTATTGATATGCCAACGACCAATGAGCTTATCGCTCATGGCCGTGATGCTGACGAAATTGCAAAAATCATCGGTGCAGATGGCATTATCTTCCAAGATTTAACTGATTTGGTCGATGCTGTAGGAATGGAAAACCCTGATATTAAGCGTTTTGAAACCTCAGTATTCGATGGTCAATACATCACCAATGATGTTGACCAAGCCTACTTAGATCACTTAACACAGTTACGTAACGATGATGCTAAAGCGAACAGCAAAGACATCGGCACTAACTTAGAAATGCACAACGTCTGTCATCCTTAA